The Kineococcus radiotolerans SRS30216 = ATCC BAA-149 genomic interval CTCCACCTGCTCCCGCCCGTGCAGGGACCGCCGCGCGTCGCGCACGGCGCGCTCCTCGCCCTCCACGGCCAGCACCGACCCCCCGGCCCCGACCGCGTCGGCCAGCAGCGCGGTGAACAACCCCGCCCCGGAGTAGAGGTCCAGCGCGCTCTCCCCCGGTCGCGGGTCCAGCGCGGCGAGCACGGCCTCGCCCAGCAGCGTCGGGGCGGCCGGGTGCACCTGCCAGAACCCCGCGCCGCCGACGCGGAAGGCGTGGTCCTCACCGCGCACGGTGACGCGCTCCTCCACCCAGGTGCGGCCGGACACCCGGTGCAGCCCGTCGGCGGTGCGCACCGCCACCGAGGCGTCGGGCAGCCGCGGCAGGTGGGCGTGCCGCCCCGGGGTCGGGGTCACCACCACCAGCGGCGGGGCGCCGTCGGAGCCGGCGGCGACCTCGACGGTCTCGACGTTGCCGAAGCGCTGGGCCAGCACCCCGCTCCCGACCACCCGCTCCGTGCTGATGGGGCAGTCCTCCAGCGGGACGACGTCGTGGGAGCGGTGCCCGCGCAGGCCGGTGCGGCCCTCGGCGTCGACGGCGAACTGGGTCCGGGTGCGCCAGCGCAGGCCCTCCGGCCCGGCGCTGGGCGCCTCCTCGACGACCACGTCGAGGTCGAGCCCGGCGAGGCGGTGCAGCTGCTCGGCCACGACCTGCGCCTTCAGCTCGCGCTGCTTCGCGCCGGTGGCGTGCTGGAAGTCGCAGCCCCCGCACATCCCCGGCCGCGCCACCGGGCACGCCGGCTCGACGCGCGCCGGGTCGGCGCGCAGCACCCGCACGGCGTCGGCGCGCCAGAACTTCGCCTCCGCCGCGCCCTCGGTGATCCGGGCCACGACGCGCTCGCCGGGCAGGGCGTGGCGGACGAAGACGACGCGGCCCTCGTGGCGGGCGACGCAGTGCCCGCCGTGGGCGACCGGCCCGACCTCGACCTCGATCTCGGTGCCGCGGGCGTCCGGCCCCGCCCCGGGGCGGCCCGGGGACCGCGGGCGGGTGCGGCGGGCCCGGGTGGGGCCGCTCACCGGTCCTCCTCGCTGGGGGCGGGACCGAAGGTCCCGCGCCGGACGAGGCCGGGGGCGGCGCGCTCCGCGCGGTCCTCCAGGCCCTCCGAGCTGCTCAGCTGCCAGGGGACGCTGGCCACCATCACCCCCGGCTGGTAGCGCAACCGGGCGCGCAGGCGCAGGGCGGACTGGTTGTGCAGCAGGGTCTCCCACCAGTGGCCGACGACGTACTCGGGGACGTAGACCACGACGAGGTCGCGGGGGTAGCGCTGCCGCAGGCCCTTGACGTGCTCCACGACCGGTCGCGTGATCTCCCGGTACGGGGAGTCGAGGACGGTCAGCGGCACGGGGACGCCGAGGGCCTCCCACCGCTGCTGCAGCGAGGCGGTCTCCTCCGGGTCCACGGCGACGGTCACCGCCTGCAGCTCGGTGGGCTTGGCCGCCCGGGCGAAGGCCAGCGCGCGCAGGGTCGGCTTGTGCAGCTTCGAGACCAGCACCACCGCCCGCACGCCGGTGGGCAGCGCCTTGGCCTTCGCGGTCTCGCTGATCTCCAGCTCGCGGGCCACCGAGGTGTAGTGGCGGCGGATGAGCTTCATGTTCGCGAACACGAAGACCATCGCCAGGATGGCGATGTAGGCGCCCTGGGTGAACTTCGTCAGCAGGACGATGACCAGGACCAGGCCCGTCAGGCCCAGGCCGACGGAGTTGATGACCCGCGAGCGCCGCATCTGGGCCCGGCGGGCGGGGTCGGTCTCGGTGCGCAGGTGCCGGGTCCAGTGCCGGACCATGCCGGTCTGGCTCATCGTGAAGGACACGAAGACCCCCACGATGTAGAGCTGGATGAGGCGGGTGACCTCGGCGTCGTAGGCGACGATGAGGACGATGGCCGCCACCGCCAGGGCGATGATGCCGTTGGAGAAGGCCAGCCGGTCGCCCCGGGTGTGCAGCTGCTTGGGCAGGAAGCCGTCGCGGGCAAGGATCGAGCCGAGCACGGGGAAGCCGTTGAACGCGGTGTTCGCGGCCAGCACCAGGATGACGCCGGTGGCGGCGGTGACGACGTAGAAGGCCACCGGCAGGTGGTCGAAGACGGTCGCGGCGAGCTGGCCGATGATGGGGTCCTGGACGTAGCTGTCGCCCACGGGCACGCCGTCGCGCAGCAGCTGGGTGGCGGGGTCCTCGGCGAAGCGGACCCCGGTGGCGCGGGCCAGCGCGACGATGCTCACGAGCATCGTGACGCTGGTCAGGCCGAGCAGCAGCAGGGTCGTGGCTGCGTTCTTGCTCTTGGGCTTCTGGAACGCCGGCACCCCGTTGCTGATGGCCTCCACCCCGGTGAGGGCGGCGGCGCCGGAGGAGAAGGCCCGCAGGATCAGGAACGCCCCGGCGACGCTGGTCAGGCCACCGGAGATGTCGTGCTCGGCGGCCAGCCCCAGGGAGGCGCTGGGCGCGTCGGGCAGGTCCCCGAACAGCAGCCGCACCAGCCCGTAGACCGCCATCCCGAGGATGGAGAACATGAAGATGTAGGTGGGGATCGCGAACGCGGCGCCGCTCTCGCGCAGCCCGCGCAGGTTCGCTGACATCAGCAGCAGCACGAGGGCCACCGCGAACAGGGCCTCGTGCCCGCGCAGCGCGGGGATCGCCGCGGCGGCGTACTGGGCCCCCGAGGAGATCGACACGGCCACGGTGAGGACGTAGTCGACCAGCAGCGCGCTGCCCACCGTCAGCCCCGCGTTGGGCCCCAGGTTGACCGTCGCGACCTCGTAGTCCCCGCCCCCGGAGGGGTAGGCGTGCACGTTCTGCCGGTAGGAGGCCACGACGACGAACATGACGAGCACGACGGCGCCCACGATCCACGGCGAGAACACGTAGGCCGCGATCCCGGCGATGGAGAGGGTCAGGAAGATCTCGTCGGGTGCGTAGGCCACCGAGCTCAGCGCGTCGGAGGCGAAGACGGGCAGCGCGATGCGTTTCGGCAGCAGCGTCTCGGACAGTCGTTCGCTGCGGAACGGCCGCCCGACGAGTACGCGCTTGACCGCGTCCGTCAGAGAGGGCACGTGTCCAGATGGTAGGTGCTGCGCCGGTGTGCGCCGCGCCCGACCGCCGCGGGAGGAGGTAGCGTTTCCGGCGTGCACTTCGTGATCATGGGCTGCGGCCGGGTGGGCTCGAGCCTGGCGGTCACCGTCGAGCAGCGCGGGCACAGCGTGGCCGTCATCGACCAGAACGCCGACGCCTTCCGCCGCCTGGGCCCGACCTTCGCCGGCCGCCGCGTGACGGGGGTGGGCTTCGACCACGACACCCTCGTCGAGGCGGGCATCCACGAGGCCGGCGCCTTCGCCGCGGTGTCCTCCGGCGACAACTCCAACATCCTCGCCGCCCGCGTGGCGCGGGAGAAGTTCGACGTCGACAACGTCGTGGCCCGCATCTACGACCCCGGCCGGGCCGAGATCTACGAGCGGCTGGGCATCCCCACCATCGCCACCGTCCGCTGGACCGCCGACCAGGTCCTGCGCCGCCTGGTGCCCCAGGGGGCGCTGAGCGAGTTCCGCGACCCCTCCGGGCGTGTCGTGCTCGTCGAGACCATCGTCCACGAGGGCTGGACCGGCCGTCCGCTGTCCGCGCTGGAGGCCGCGGCCGGGGTGCGGGTGGCCTACGTGACGCGGCTGGGCCAGGGGATCGTCCCCACCCGGGGCATGGCCTTCCAGGACGGCGACGTGGTGCACGTCGTCGTCGCCGACGAACGGCTGGGGCAGGCCACCGCCCTGCTCGCCGCCGCTCCCGAGGGGGACTCCTGATGCGCGTGGTCATCGCCGGCGCCGGCATCGTCGGCCGGTCCATCGCCCGCGAGCTGCTCGGGAACGGCCACCGCGTGCTGCTCATCGACCGCAGCCCCGCCGCCATGAAGATCACCAGCGTGCCCGACGCCCAGTGGCTGCTGGCCGACGCCTGCGAGATCGTCAGCCTCGACGAGGCCGAGCTCGCCGACTGCGACGTCGTGGTGGCCGCGACCGGCGACGACAAGGCGAACCTCGTCGTGTCGCTGCTGGCCAAGACCGAGTACGGCGTCCCGCGCACGGTGGCGCGGGTGAACAACCCCAAGAACGAGTGGCTCTTCGACGAGGCGTGGGGCGTCGACGTGGCCGTGTCGACCCCGCGGCTCATGACGGCCCTGGTCGAGGAGGCCGTGAGCGTCGGCGAGCTCGTCCGCCTGTTCACCTTCCAGCAGGGGCGTTCCTCGCTGGCGGAGTACACCCTGCAGGGCGGGAGCTCGGTGATGGGGCGGACCGTCGGTGAGGTCACCTGGCCGGAGGACACCGTGCTGGTCGCGATCGTGCGGGCCGACCGCCCCCTGTCTCCCAGTCCCGACGACGTCCTGGAGGACGGGGACCACCTGCTGTTCCTCTCGGTGCCCGACGCCGAGGCGGCCCTGCGGACGATGCTGGGCACCCCGTGACCGGGGCGACCCCCGGGGCCTGACCGGCCCGGGCGGCCCTCCCGGCGCGGAGCCGGGCGGGGTCAGTCCCGGGCGGTCGCCGGCCCCTCCGGCGGGGCGAGCGGGGTGCTCCCCCGGAGCAGGATCAGCCCGGCGATGGCCACCCCGGCCACCAGCAGCGGCCAGCCGAGGACGAGCTTGCTCACGGCGAGGGCCGTGGTGTTCCCGGCGAGGTAGAGCGGCAGTTGGACCGCCACCCGCAGCACGTAGCCGGCCAGCAGCAGCCCGGTGAGCTTCTGGCACAGCGCGACGACGCCGCGGTCGCGGCGCCAGGCCGTGGGGTCGTCGGTGACGGCGCCGACGACGAAGCCCACGACGGGCCAGCGGGCGACCATCGACACCGCGAAGACGACGGCGAGACCGAGGTTGACGAGGATGCCGGGCAGGAAGACGTCCTGCGCCCGGCCGGTGCGGGAGGCGATGAACGCCGCGACCGCCGTGGTGATGATGCCGCCCAGGACGTGCTGCAGGGTCTCGCGGCGGGCGATGCGCGCCACCAGCGCCACGAGCAGGACGGCGAGGGAGGCACCGACCGACACCAGCAGGTCGTGGGTGACGATCCAGCCCACGAGGAAGGCCAGCGCCGGAGCGGCGGAGTCGAGCACCCCGCGCCAGCCGCCCAGGGCCGAGGACAACCGCTGCCGGACGAGGTCCTCGACGGTCGCGGGCGGCGCGGGCGGCGGAGCGCTCACGCCTTCTCGGAGCAGAGGAGCTCGTAGACCGGGTTGAAGATGACCCGCTGGCCGTCGTCGCAGGCGACGAGGCCCTGGGCCTTGACCCGCCGGCCGACCTCGACCCCGGCGATCCGGCGACGGCCCAGCCACACCAGGGACACCGACCCGGAGCCGTCGAACAGCTCGGCCTCCAGCGCCGGGACCCCGCCGCGCGGGCGCAGCGTCACCGAGCGCAGGGTCCCGCACAGGCAGGCCCGGGTGCGGTCGGGGACCTGCCCGCACGGGGTGCCCCCGTGGCGGACGGCGTCCTCCTGGGCCTCCTCGGCGGCCAGGTCGGACTCGGAGGCGGTGAAACGCGCGAGCGCACGCCGCCACAGCGGCGCGCTCAGCACTGAGGACTTCGACACGGCACCCACGATAGGCCCCTTCAGGACGACTGCGGTTCCAACGTCACCCGTCGCGACGGTGTTCCTCAGCGCACCTCAGTGATCTCGGGTCCGCGCTCGAAGGGCTTGAGCTCCTCCTGCCCCTCGCGCGGGGCCGGTCCGGGCGCCGCGGCGGCGGGGGCGCCGGGCTGGGGGGGCAGCGAGAGCGGGATCAGCTCGCGGGGGGCCATCGCCTCGGAGCCGCGGACGACGACGACGTCGCGCACCACGGACTCCAGCTCCGCGGCCGCGGCCGGGTCGTGGGCGGCGGGACCGGCGAACACCGCGCGCAGGAACCAGCGGGGCCCGTCGACCCCGACGAAGCGGGTCGGCTGGTGGGCGGTGCGCCCGTCCTCGGTCCGCACCGGCAGGCGGCACAGCAGCTCGCGGCCCAGCGGGCCGTCCTGCTCCTCGGCGGCCCCGCCCTGGGCGGCGACGGCCGCGGCGATCTCCGTGCGGATCTCGTCCCAGACCCCGCTGCTGCGGGGGGCGGCGAAGGTCTGCAGCTGCACCGTCGACCCGTTCATCCCGATCGTCACGGCGATGACGCGCTGGGAGGCCTCCTCGACCTCGAAGCGCAGCTCCATGCCCTCCCGCCCGGCCACGCGCAGACCGCCCAGCGCCAGCCGCCCGTCCTCGTCCTCGACCTCGGCGGCGTCGAAGGGGCCGCCGGTGCGGTCGAAGGCCTCGGGGGCGACCGTGCGGGCGGGGGCGCCGGCCTCGGCGGCCGCGCGGGCCTCGGGGTCGTCCACGACCCCGGCGGCGGCCGAGGGGACCTCGGCCCCGCTCTCGGCGGTGGTGGCGCTCTCGGCACCGGCCGCCGACCCGTCCTGGACGGCGGACTCGGCGACCTTGCGGCGGCGGAACAGGCTCACGGTCGCTCCTCGGGGGTGACGCTCGGGGTGGTGCTGGGAGTGGTGCCGACGGTCGGCCGGTGGGGGTGGAGGGCCTCGCTGCCCCCGGTGGAGCCGTGCCCCCCGGCGCCGCGGGCGGATCCCGGCAGCTGCGGCACCGGCACGAACTCCACGCGCTCGACGCGCTGCACGACGAGCTGGGCGATGCGGTCCCCCGCGCGCAGCTCGACGGCCTCGCGCAGGTCGGTGTTGTGCAGGGTGACCCGGATCTCGCCGCGGTAGCCCGCGTCCACCGTCCCCGGCGCGTTCAGGGTGGTGAGACCGCGCTTGGCGGCCAGTCCCGAGCGCGGGACCACGAACGCCGCGTAGCCCGCCGGCAGGGCGATGGAGACCCCGGTGGGGACGTTGACCCGCTCCCCCGGCCCCACGACGACGTCGACGCGGGTGGTGAGGTCGGCGCCGGCATCGCCCGGGTGGGCGTAGGTCGGCAGCGCCTCGGGGACGGTGAGCACCGTCTGGACCGCGAGGGTCGGCTGGAGCTGGTCGGTCACGGGGCTGGACACTACCGGTGCCCCCGCGCGTGCGACCCTGAGCCGGTGCAGAGCGTGGTGCGGGAGACGGGGTGGGACGGCCGCGAGCGGTGGTGGCCGGCGGTCACGACCTGGCTGTCGTGGTTGCCCGCGGTCTTCGGGGGCGCGCTGGTCGCGCTGCCGATCTGGGGTCCGCGGGGCGCGCTCGTCGGGGCGCTCCTCGGCGCCGCGCTGGCCGTGGGCGTGCTCCTCAGCCTCGCCTGGACCACGAGCCTGACCGACACCGAGTTCCGGGTCGGGCGGGCCCGGCTGCCGCTCGACGTCGTCGACGGGGTCGACGTCGTCGCGCGCGGGGAGCGCCGCGCGGCGCTGGGGCCGGGGCTGGACGCCCGGGCCCACCTGGCGATCCGGTCGTGGATCCCGACGGCGGTGCGGATCCACCTCGCCGACCCCCACGACCCCACGCCCTACTGGGTGGTCTCGACCCGCCACCCGCAGCGGCTGGCCGCGGAGATCAGGCGGCGCAGTCGCTGCAGATGATGCGCCCGTCCGGCTGCTCGTGCAGCTGGCTGCGGTGCACCACCAGGAAGCAGCTGGTGCAGGTGAACTCGTCCTGCTGGCGCGGGAGGACCCGCACCGACAGCTCCTCGTTGGACAGGTCGGCCCCGGGCAGCTCGAAGCCCTCGGCCGCCTCCGTCTCGTCCTCGTCGACGGCGCCCGAGCTCTTGTCCGTGCGACGGGCCTTGAGCTCCTCGATGGAGTCCTCGTTCAGCTCGTCGTCGTTCTTGCGCGGTGCGTCGTAGTCGGTCGCCATGACCCTGCCTCACACTCCATGCCGTCTCGTGGTGCGGTCACCGCCCTCGCGGTGCGGCGAGCCGGGCACCGCCCGTGCCCGGTCCACGCCCGCCCTCCGCGGGAGCGGTGCGGTCGAGCGAGCACGCATCATGACCTACCGGGGCGGGCGGTTCGAACCGGGGCGGGTCGCGGCACCACGACCACCCCAATGCCCGCATCCGTCTCACGGTGCACATCCTCGCTCACGCAACGACTTTGGTCGTCCACGAACGGACACCCCGGGAGTTGGCCGGAGCGGCCCGGGCCCGTACTCTGATCGCGTCCCCGCCGATCGGCCGCTCGTCCCACGCGTCCAGCGTCGGGCCGCGAGCGCCGGGCCCCCGAGCCGTCCAGGGAGGTGCCGTGCCCGTGCAGGAACCCAGTCCCACCCCGTCGTTCGTGGCCGAACTGTCCGAGCGCGTCCAGAGGACGCGCGCCACCATCGACTCCGCCGCCGCCTCGGGCGACGACGACCTCGCCCAGGCGTTCTTGGACGACCTCGAGGCCCTCGTGGACCTCGCCGCCGCGCACGACGTCGCGCTGCCCGACACCGTCGCCTACCTCGCCGACCACCAGTCCGGACGGGTCCTCGACCTGCGGTCCGGGGCGGAGTGCGCGACGGCTTGAGCCGGTCCCGGGCCTGACCCTCCACCTCGGGTGGAGGGTCAGGCTCCGTCGTCCGTCCCGGGGTCGTCCACCCCGGGGTCGCCCACCCCGGGGTCGCCGGCCCCGGCGTCGGCCAGGGCCCGCAGCAGGTGCGGGTGCAGGTCGCGCGAGGCAGCCACCAGCCCGTGACCGCCGGCGGCCGCGCCGGTGAAGTCGGTGACGACCGCCCCGGCCTCCGCGGCCACCAGGGCCCCGGCGGCGAGGTCCCACGGCTTCAGGCCGCGCTCGTAGTAGGCGTCGACGCGCCCCGCGGCCACCGAGCAGAGGTCCAGGGACGCCGCCCCGACCCGGCGCAGGTCGCGCACCCGCGGCAGCAGCCGGGCCACCACCGCCGCCTGCTCCGCGCGGCGGCGGGCGTCGTAGCCGAACCCCGTGGCCACCAGCGCCTGCCCCAGCTCCGGTCCCGTCGGCGCGGTCAGCGCCCGGGTGCCCCGCGCGTCGGTGAGCCGGGCCCCGCCCCCCAGGGCGGCCGACCACGTCTCGCCCTGGGAGGGGTCCACGACCGCCCCGGCCAGGACGGTCCAGGTGGCCGGGTCGGGCCGGGCGGCGGGGTCGGCGGCGCGCACCACGGCGACGCTCACGGCGTAGGCGCGCAGCCCGTAGAGGTAGTTCACCGTGCCGTCGATGGGGTCGACGACCCAGGTCAGCCCGCTGCGGCCGGGCCGGTGCCCCCCCTCCTCCCCCAGGAACCCGTCCTCGGGGCGCACCCGGGCCAGCTCGGTGCGCAGCAGCTGCTCGGAGGCGGTGTCCATGGCCGTCACCACGTCGGTGGGGCTGGACTTGGTCGAGGCGACCTCCACGCGGTCCGGGCGGCCGGCGGAGACGAGCTCCCCGGCCGCCAGGGCCACCGCGACGGCGACCTCGCGCAGCTCCTCGTTCACCCGCGGGCCACGGCCGGGGCGCGGTAGTCCTCGCCCGTCGCGGCGGGCACCTGGGCGCGCAGGTTGCGGCAGCAGTCCACCGGGCACACCGTGTGCGAGGCGCCGAGGGCGCCGGTGGCCGGACGGGCGGGGCTGCCGCCGCGCGCCTCCGCGGCCCGCTCCTCCACGAGGTCGACGAGGCCGGCCACGAACTGGGCGTGGGCACCGACGGTGGCGGCCCGGGCGAAGGGCAGGCCGATCTCCTCGGCGGTCTCGGCGGCCTCGGTGTCGAGGTCGAACTTGACCTCCATGTGGTCGCTGACGAAGCCGATCGGGGCGACGACGACGCCGGGCACCCCGGCGGCGTGCAGCTCGCGCAGGTGGTCGTTGACGTCGGGCTCCAGCCACGGCTGGGTGGGCGGGCCGCTGCGGGAGCAGTAGACGAGGTCCCAGGCCAGCTCCCGCCCGGCGCGCTCCCCCGCCCGGCGGGCGACCTCGGCGGCCACGTCGAGGTGCTGGCGCACGTAGGCGCCGCCGCCCGCGGCGGGCGGGCCGGAGACGTCGTTCATGGCGTCGGGGACGCTGTGGGTGACGAAGACCACGCGCGCGCCCGCGCGGGCGGGCTCGGGGAGCTCCTCCAGGGCGGCGGCCACGGCCTGGGCGTTGACGTCGGTGAACGCCGGGTGGTTGAAGTAGTGCCGGATCTTGTCGACCTCCAGGGAGCGGCCCTCCTCGGCCAGCGCCTGCAGCGCCTTGCCCAGGTCCTCCCGGTACTGCCGGCAGCTGGAGTACGAGGAGTAGGCGCTGGTGAAGACGGTGAGGACCCGCCGGGCCCCGGCCTCGTGGGCCTCGCGCAGGACGTCGGTGACGTAGGGCTCCCAGTTGCGGTTGCCCCACAGCAGCGGCAGGCCCGCCAGCCCGCGGGCGTCGAGCTCCACCCGCAGCTGGGCCAGCAGCTCCTTGTTCTGGTCGTTGATGGGGCTGCGGCCGCCGAAGTGCAGGTAGTGCTCGGCCACGGCCTCGAGGCGCTCGCGCGGGATGCCGCGCCCCCGCGTGACGTTCTCCAGGAACGGCATGACGTCGTCGGGGCCCTCCGGCCCCCCGAAGGAGAGCAGCAGCAGGGCGTCGTACGGCAGGTCGATCGGGCTCGCGTCGGTCACGCGCTCATTCTCCTGCCACGCCCGACCGCACGCGCCCCGGGGTCGGAGGTGGCAGAGTGCATCCGCGATGATGGTCGACCACACACAGCCGGGAGGACGCCCCTCATGCAGGACCTGAGGCTCGTCGGGGTCCACGACGACGGTGAGCACGTCGTGCTCGTGGCGACCGACGGCGGCCGGTACCGGCTGCGGGTCGACGAGGCGCTGCGCGCTGCCGTGCGCCGCGACCGCGCCCGCCTGGGTCAGCTGCAGATCCAGATGGAGGCGCAGCTGCGCCCGCGCGACATCCAGGCCCGGATCCGGGCCGGGGAGACCGCCGAGGACGTCGCCGCCGCCGGGGGGCTGACCCTGGAGCACGTCCGCCGCTACGAGGGTCCCGTGCTGGCCGAGCGCGCCCACGTCGCGGGGCTGGCCCGGCGGACCCCGCACGGCCGCTCCGCGGCGGCGGGCAGCCTCGACGACGTGGTCGTGGCCCGGCTCTCCGCCCGCGCGGTCGACCCCGACGGCGCCCGCTGGGACGCCTGGCGCGAGGACGACGGCTCCTGGACGGTGCAGTGCGAGTTCGTCGCCGGGGGCCGCGGCCGGGTGGCGCGCTGGGGCTTCGACCCCTCGGCCCGGGTGCTGTCCGCCCACGACGACGAGGCCCGCTGGCTGAGCGAGGAGGAGCCGTCCGAGCCGGGGCCGCTGCCCTCCCGTCGCCTGGTGTCGGTGGCCGGCGAGGGGCGCGCGGACCGCTCCGGCGAACGCGTCTACGACGTGGAGGCCGACGGCGGGGTCCGCTCGAATCCGACCGACGACCTGCTCGACGCGCTGGACGCGCAGCGGGGGGTGCGGCCGGAGGCCGCCCGGCCCCCCGAGCCCGCGGCGGAGGCCCCGGAGGCGGAGCTGCGCGTGGACGCGCTGACCGCGGACCCCCCGCCCGCGCACCCGGCGGCGTCGGCCCCGCAGGACCTCGAGGACCGGACCGTGCTGCCCGGCCCCGACCCGGAGCCCGCGCTCGACGCCGAGCCCGCGCTCGACGCCGAGCCGTCCCCCGCGGCCGAGCCGGAACCCGCACCGGAGGCGGAACCCGCCCCCGCGCCCGAACCCGAGCCCGCCCAGGCGGAGGCCGCGGCGGAACCGGCGCCCGTCCCCGAGGGCCCGGCCGGACCGCCCGCCCCCCGTCGTCGCAACCGTTCCGCGAAGCGGGCCGGCGGCGCCTCCGGGTCCAAGCGCCCCAGCGTCCCCAGCTGGGACGACATCATGTTCGGCACCAAGAAGGACTGACCCCGCCGGGCCGGCCGCACCGCGGCGGCCCGGCCGGCCGGTCCCGGGACCGGCCGGTCAGCAGGGCACGCAGAACAGCGGGACGAGGCGCTCGAGGTCGGACAGGGCCCCGTGCTGCCCCACGAGCCGCAGCGTCGCGGGACGCATCCGCGCCGAGTTCACCACCGCCAGGGGTTCGCGCATCACCGCGAGGACGTCGCCGATGCGCCCGGCGACCCGCTCCTCCACCGGCCCGAACCAGCCGGCGGCCACGGCCTCGGAGCGCAGCACGACCTCCGCGCTCGCCCCGAACCGCGCCCGCCACGCGGCGGCGACCTCCGGTGCGGCCCCGGCCTCGGTGTAGAGCTGGACGGCCCGCGGCTCCCCGCCGGCGTGGCGCACCCCGAGGCTGAGCTCCGGCTCCAGGGCCAGGTCGACGCGCTGGGACGGGGCGACGTCGACCATGCCGTGGTCGGCGGTCACGACGAGCAGGGTCCCGCGGGGCAGCCGCCGCGCCAGGGCGGCCAGGGCCTCGTCGACGCGCTCGAGCTCGGCGACCCACGCGGTGGAGTCGACGCCCTCCCCGTGCCCGGTGGAGTCCAGCTTGCCCCAGTACAGGTAGGTGAGCTGGTGCGGGGCGGAGCGGACGGCGCTCACGGCGGCGTCGACGCGGGCCTCGAGGCGGTCGGGGGTGCCGACGAAGCGCCCCCCGCGCAGCGCGGCCTCGGTGAGCCCGGACCCGTCGAAGTGCGGCGGGGCGACCCGCACGACGTCGACGCCGGCGGCGGCGATGCGCTGGAACAGCGTGGTGCGCGGCTGCCAGCGCCGGGGGTCGACGGCGGCGTCCCACTGCAGCTCGTTGAGCAGGACGTCGCGGTCGGGGTCGAGCACCTCGTACCCGACGAGGCCGTGCCCGCCGGGGGTCAGGCCGGTGCCCAGCAGACCCATGCTCGTCGCCGTCGTCGTGGGGAACCCGGCCGTGAGCGGGCGGTGCAGCCCGTCCGCGCGCCAGCGCCGCATCGTCGGCGCGTGCCCGGAACGGCTCCGCAGGGCGAGGTCGCCCATGCCGTCGACGAGGACCAGGCAGATGCGCCGGGCCTCGGGGACGGGCAGGTGCGGGGAGGCCGCGGCGAACTCGGCCACCCCCAGCGCCCGGCCCACCGCGGGGAGGAGGTCGGCGAGGGTGTCGCGGCCGTAGTCGGGCGCGGGCAGCCCCTCGGGCCCGGGAGCGAGCACGCGGGTCAGCGGGAGGTGACCGCGGACAGCGCGCGGGCGAAGGAGAGGGCGGCGGCCACGGCGTCGGCCCCCTCGGCGGCGCTGGCGATCCGGACGGTCAGGTCGTCGCCGGCGAGGGTGCCGGTGTAGCCGTGGTCGGCCTCGCAGTCGGGGTCGGGGCAGGACGCGGGTTCGAGGTCGACCCGCTGCAGCGCACCCCACCCGAGGGTGAGGCTGACCTCGGCCGG includes:
- a CDS encoding OB-fold nucleic acid binding domain-containing protein codes for the protein MGAVSKSSVLSAPLWRRALARFTASESDLAAEEAQEDAVRHGGTPCGQVPDRTRACLCGTLRSVTLRPRGGVPALEAELFDGSGSVSLVWLGRRRIAGVEVGRRVKAQGLVACDDGQRVIFNPVYELLCSEKA
- the dut gene encoding dUTP diphosphatase — encoded protein: MTDQLQPTLAVQTVLTVPEALPTYAHPGDAGADLTTRVDVVVGPGERVNVPTGVSIALPAGYAAFVVPRSGLAAKRGLTTLNAPGTVDAGYRGEIRVTLHNTDLREAVELRAGDRIAQLVVQRVERVEFVPVPQLPGSARGAGGHGSTGGSEALHPHRPTVGTTPSTTPSVTPEERP
- a CDS encoding potassium channel family protein, translating into MHFVIMGCGRVGSSLAVTVEQRGHSVAVIDQNADAFRRLGPTFAGRRVTGVGFDHDTLVEAGIHEAGAFAAVSSGDNSNILAARVAREKFDVDNVVARIYDPGRAEIYERLGIPTIATVRWTADQVLRRLVPQGALSEFRDPSGRVVLVETIVHEGWTGRPLSALEAAAGVRVAYVTRLGQGIVPTRGMAFQDGDVVHVVVADERLGQATALLAAAPEGDS
- a CDS encoding class I SAM-dependent RNA methyltransferase, translating into MSGPTRARRTRPRSPGRPGAGPDARGTEIEVEVGPVAHGGHCVARHEGRVVFVRHALPGERVVARITEGAAEAKFWRADAVRVLRADPARVEPACPVARPGMCGGCDFQHATGAKQRELKAQVVAEQLHRLAGLDLDVVVEEAPSAGPEGLRWRTRTQFAVDAEGRTGLRGHRSHDVVPLEDCPISTERVVGSGVLAQRFGNVETVEVAAGSDGAPPLVVVTPTPGRHAHLPRLPDASVAVRTADGLHRVSGRTWVEERVTVRGEDHAFRVGGAGFWQVHPAAPTLLGEAVLAALDPRPGESALDLYSGAGLFTALLADAVGAGGSVLAVEGEERAVRDARRSLHGREQVELWAGAVEEALVDEELTARRVDVVVLDPPRSGAGREAVAAVAALGARAVAYVACDPAALARDTASLAEHGYVLAGLRAFDLFPQTHHVECVARFVPRAQG
- a CDS encoding DUF3159 domain-containing protein, with translation MSAPPPAPPATVEDLVRQRLSSALGGWRGVLDSAAPALAFLVGWIVTHDLLVSVGASLAVLLVALVARIARRETLQHVLGGIITTAVAAFIASRTGRAQDVFLPGILVNLGLAVVFAVSMVARWPVVGFVVGAVTDDPTAWRRDRGVVALCQKLTGLLLAGYVLRVAVQLPLYLAGNTTALAVSKLVLGWPLLVAGVAIAGLILLRGSTPLAPPEGPATARD
- a CDS encoding DUF3710 domain-containing protein — translated: MSLFRRRKVAESAVQDGSAAGAESATTAESGAEVPSAAAGVVDDPEARAAAEAGAPARTVAPEAFDRTGGPFDAAEVEDEDGRLALGGLRVAGREGMELRFEVEEASQRVIAVTIGMNGSTVQLQTFAAPRSSGVWDEIRTEIAAAVAAQGGAAEEQDGPLGRELLCRLPVRTEDGRTAHQPTRFVGVDGPRWFLRAVFAGPAAHDPAAAAELESVVRDVVVVRGSEAMAPRELIPLSLPPQPGAPAAAAPGPAPREGQEELKPFERGPEITEVR
- a CDS encoding APC family permease, which gives rise to MPSLTDAVKRVLVGRPFRSERLSETLLPKRIALPVFASDALSSVAYAPDEIFLTLSIAGIAAYVFSPWIVGAVVLVMFVVVASYRQNVHAYPSGGGDYEVATVNLGPNAGLTVGSALLVDYVLTVAVSISSGAQYAAAAIPALRGHEALFAVALVLLLMSANLRGLRESGAAFAIPTYIFMFSILGMAVYGLVRLLFGDLPDAPSASLGLAAEHDISGGLTSVAGAFLILRAFSSGAAALTGVEAISNGVPAFQKPKSKNAATTLLLLGLTSVTMLVSIVALARATGVRFAEDPATQLLRDGVPVGDSYVQDPIIGQLAATVFDHLPVAFYVVTAATGVILVLAANTAFNGFPVLGSILARDGFLPKQLHTRGDRLAFSNGIIALAVAAIVLIVAYDAEVTRLIQLYIVGVFVSFTMSQTGMVRHWTRHLRTETDPARRAQMRRSRVINSVGLGLTGLVLVIVLLTKFTQGAYIAILAMVFVFANMKLIRRHYTSVARELEISETAKAKALPTGVRAVVLVSKLHKPTLRALAFARAAKPTELQAVTVAVDPEETASLQQRWEALGVPVPLTVLDSPYREITRPVVEHVKGLRQRYPRDLVVVYVPEYVVGHWWETLLHNQSALRLRARLRYQPGVMVASVPWQLSSSEGLEDRAERAAPGLVRRGTFGPAPSEEDR
- a CDS encoding potassium channel family protein; translated protein: MRVVIAGAGIVGRSIARELLGNGHRVLLIDRSPAAMKITSVPDAQWLLADACEIVSLDEAELADCDVVVAATGDDKANLVVSLLAKTEYGVPRTVARVNNPKNEWLFDEAWGVDVAVSTPRLMTALVEEAVSVGELVRLFTFQQGRSSLAEYTLQGGSSVMGRTVGEVTWPEDTVLVAIVRADRPLSPSPDDVLEDGDHLLFLSVPDAEAALRTMLGTP